Proteins encoded by one window of Channa argus isolate prfri chromosome 13, Channa argus male v1.0, whole genome shotgun sequence:
- the LOC137140073 gene encoding twist-related protein 2-like yields the protein MREEEQSNDDHPEGGVVSSKDDMVKPASNACPVVVATPGVTGRKRQIGSLTEDHITTVTPIASADDGMADPGDDIRTYTPTGPKRIKSPQHRPASSDSSLSPVPGPSPGGFPALEDPHAQRVIANIRERQRTQSLNEAFASLRKIIPTLPSDKLSKIQTLKLASRYIDFLYQVLQNDDIDAKLAGCNYLAHERLSYAFSVWRMEGAWSTMSAGH from the coding sequence ATGAGAGAGGAGGAGCAGTCTAATGATGACCACCCTGAAGGAGGGGTGGTTTCCAGCAAGGACGACATGGTAAAACCAGCTTCTAATGCTTGCCCTGTGGTTGTGGCAACACCAGGGGTCACCGGGCGTAAACGGCAGATCGGCTCACTTACAGAAGACCACATTACCACAGTTACTCCCATCGCATCTGCAGATGATGGCATGGCCGACCCAGGGGATGACATCCGTACTTACACGCCGACTGGACCTAAAAGAATCAAGAGTCCCCAGCATAGGCCAGCTTCCTCAGACTCATCTCTGTCTCCTGTTCCTGGTCCTAGTCCTGGGGGTTTCCCAGCCCTGGAGGACCCTCATGCCCAGCGGGTGATTGCAAACATCCGGGAACGTCAGCGGACACAGTCCCTGAATGAAGCCTTTGCCTCATTGCGTAAGATAATCCCTACACTCCCCTCTGACAAACTGAGCAAGATCCAGACTCTGAAGTTGGCATCACGTTACATTGACTTTCTGTACCAGGTGTTGCAGAATGATGACATTGACGCTAAGCTGGCAGGATGCAACTACCTGGCCCATGAGAGACTAAGCTACGCTTTCTCTGTCTGGAGGATGGAGGGAGCCTGGTCGACCATGTCTGCTGGTCACTAA